In Fulvia fulva chromosome 8, complete sequence, the DNA window ATTGGGCACATGTGAAGTGCTCATTGCCGTAGTGTAGCTGACCTGAGGAACACTTTGGCGCTAGACACCAGGTGAAACTATCATCAGTAGCCAGTGCGCTCTTGGCCTCCGCATCGAGGTATTGCTCGAATATGGCCGTTGTTGCTAGACGCTTGATGTCGAGCTGGTTGAGTTTGTTGCTACACTGCACGCATGAGATCTGATCATAGCTCTGACTTCCGACTTGTACCTCCAGCCATTGTTGCCAGCATGTCAGACAAGTCTCAGCCTCGTGAGTCTCGGCACAGGCTTGAGGAACGCTGGGGAAACGTTCCTCTTCCGGACATTCGTGCTCGCATGTCGTGCATTGAAGCGCCGTTTCATTCTGCCCGGACGAGCTTCGCTTGCTTCTTGGCTTGGGTCTTGAGGTGACGGAGAGTGTTCTTGCGAGTTCTGAGGATGGAGCTAATCCTTGGAATAAATGCTCGTCCACTGCTTCAACGCCAGACATTCTCTCGAGCAATGCGACCTCGCTTTTTGCATCCGAGCCAACATGCTCTTCCGGGCGTGCTCGAACGACGTCCACCACATGTACGTCCGGCGCTGCATTGTTGATAGGCGGATCAACGATCACGAATGCTCGAGGCAATGCTTGTGCGTGAGCAGTTGCGAAGCACCACTGTTGATCGCCATCGCCGCGGCTCTTTTTCTTGCTGCGGAAACGCTTGACGCAGCGGCGATGTGGTCCGGTGATTCGATGCCATGCCGCTTTCAAGAGTTCTTTGACGATCCGTGAGGTTCCCAGTTTGAGCGTTGAGCGCGAGTCTTTCTCTTTGATGGCAGCCATAGCCGCCCGGGAGTTGAGACAGACCGCGCGTGTAGGCGTCGGGTTGAGTCCAGCTTGCAAACCGGAAGACGCGGGGACCATTGCATTTGAGAAGAATTTAAGGTGGACCCGCTCGGCCCGTGCTCTGCAGTTGCAGGTGAATGAATGGAACAGATGTTTGTCTTATGAATATGTAAAACCATCTCTTGTGTGGTTGGTCTAGAGTTTCCGTGAACTCTGGGATCACCTATCAATGTATTGGCGATCTTCCGCGTCCTGACTCAAAGGCAGTCGGCATGAACAAATGCAACCGACTTCGTCGTCTCTTGTTCCTCCAGGGATCAAGTTCGCGACGCCGTACTGCTGGAACCCCTTCTTGCGGGCGCCCGTGAAAGCATTTCGCAAGGACGTGAGTTCTCCAGCAGAGCTTGCTGGTGCCTGGTATACTGTCTCGGGTACGGGGCATCTTATGAGCATGGCGGCACACCTAATTCGCCGACTCACTCCGGGCTGCAAGCAGGCTGACTGTTCTCGCGTCGTATTGGAGCTCCTGCTGGTCTATCTTGCTCGCGCATAGTGTCCTCGACGAGGTGGTGCGCCCCTGCAGCGACATTGCTATTGCTACAGTACGTGTTAGCCAGATACTTCGTGCTGCTGGTCATGAGGAGGGTTGCTTCTGAGATATACTTCTTCCCGGAATCCGTGTCACCCTCGCTACGACATATTGGTTCAGCTCTCGATCAAGTGTCCTTCTTTCGGTAAAAGCCTTCGGCAGAAGGCAACATACCAAGCTGCAATAGCCAAGTTTACCCGAAGCAATCATCTTTGGGTCGACGAGCATCCAGCTACACACGGGCTTCAACAAATGCATGTGATGGATCTCTTTTGCTCTCCAAGGACAGCAGCCCCTTCCTTTTCGCGACCAGGTTTCTCTTCGCTTGAGACAGTCTTCAGCCCTGGGCTTGCCCTGCTCATCAGAACGATCGATTGTCCTTCGCTTCCAAAAGACCGATAGTGCCTAGCATATAGGCGAGGCCAGCACGGCCAGGTAATGCATCGATGCATTTTTCTCGTATGCAGAACTGCCAAGCGATCAACGGTCGATCCCTCGTGTTCTGCTATAACCTCATGGCGGTAGCATTGGCAGTACGAATGCCAAGCTCTCCACCGCGAGCTGTCAGGAACATTTTGCTTAGCACTGATATGGCGGCGCACGTCACGCTGCAGTGACCTGCCTGATTCGACATAGCAGCGATCCCACGTGCGACATTGGCAGAAGTGTAACCAGCAAGGTCAACCACGTGGACTACTCTCTCAGTGCCGCTTGCAATCTCATCTCGTGCCTGGAGTCAGAACTTCAGTGACGCATGTGCAGCCAGCGACCCACGATGTGTTCGAACACGTTCCCTCTTGCCCGAGACTACTGCATGCCGCTTCCATCGCCCACTGTTGGGTGCTGTCGATCGAGTGCGATACGAAGTTGCCGACCTTCACTTATCACATATTTGTCGATTCTTCGCTACGGATGGTGTAACATTCGTGGATGTATACACCTGAGACCTGAGGCCCAAGAAAAGAAGCGACTTGGACGTCGAACCCAAGAGCACTCACATTGTGTCAGTGGCACATTGAAGCTCAACATGTTGTATTGCATCGAAGCACCGTGCTGGGCGTTGCAGTCGGCTTGTATTCCAACAAGGTCAGCATGGAGGTATAAGTAGTTGCTAAGCTGAGCAAAAGGTCTGCCGACAGCACCTTTGCAATCACACCAAAGTTCGAATTCACCAAACACAAACTCAAGCAAGTAAGCAAGCAGTCCTGAGCATCCACGAGGGACAAAGACTTACACATTCTGCAGCATGCAATTCACAACCATTCTCCTCTCGCTGGCCGCGGCAACGTCAGCATTTGCAGCTCCAGCAGCAGATCCAGAAGCAAACCCATCGCCAGTCCTGGATGCAGTAGCCGACCCATGGATGGAATCGGAGCTCGAGACACGTCAACTTGGTGGATGTCTGGAAGCCTGCCGTGGTGGTGCAGATGGACTTCTGATATTCTGCAGCCGACTCCCAGTGCGTTTCGGTCCTGTGCCAGTCCGTGCAGCCTGCCAAGGCGCAGCTCGTGGAGTTGGCAGCAATCCGGGACAGAGTGCTTGCAGGGCTGCTTGCAACTTCATTCAGCAATTGCCATTCAACCAGTGATTGGGTTGCAGGAGGTCAAAGGCGGCATTGGGAGATGGATCCTTAATGATGGAATGTACGTAGCGGTAGAGCAGTCATGTAACACACCGCGGATATCCAGGCATCTATTGCCACGAAGTATCAGTCGTTCGATCGCACCTACGCAATAGACAGCTGGCTGGCCACCAAGTACGACACAGTATACGCTGCCATGGTGAGGCTGATATGCCCAATGTGATGATGAGCATCGATTCGGCTGCTGTCGGTCTAGAGATCAGCTCACGCAAGTGCTCGGTGGCGTCCCAAACTTCTCGTTGGCCACCGTATTGATGAATTTGATGATCAACGACTCTTACAAGAAGGAGTCGGAGGAAAACAACAGCTTGAGGGAAGATTAATAATCCGACCTTTTGACCCAGGGTAGCAGTGACCTCATCTCATCAAGCTTCATACTGCATCCGTAGCTCCACAGGCTCCTCGGTCTATGCTATCATGTAATCAACACAAGCACGTCTTTGGAATCTCCACAGCTTCGCAAACATCTTATAGGCAAGTCATCTTATACTCACAAGTCCATCCAACCCTCTCAATCCAAACCCTCATCCACAACCTTCAAGCTGTCTTCCACAATCCAGCCCCGCATCTCTCAACTCTCCTCCCACCTCATCACCACCCCACCACAAGCAACCTCCACAATGACCACCAAAGCCATCGCCATCATCGCCGGCGTAGGTCCCGGCACAGGCGCAGCAGTAGCCCGCCGCTTCTCCAAATCCTACCCCGTGGTCCTCCTCGCCCGATCCCCCGAGAATTACGAGTCCCTAGCCCAAGAAATCAACTCCTCCGGCGGAAAAGCCATCGGCATCAGTACCGACGTCTCCTCCGAAGAGTCCGTCAAGAATGCGTTCGCAGCCATCAAGAAAGAATACGGCGACGCTCCAGCAGCAGCGGCGATCTTCAACGCCAGTGGCAAGTTCGTCCGGAAGGGGATCCTGGAACAGACCGTGGAAGAGTTCCACGTCGGACACGAAGTCTCCGTCAAGGGAGCCTTTATCTTCTCGCAAAACGCCCTCCCCCTCCTCCTCAAGCACGTCGAGTCAAAGGATGCGCAATACCCACCCACCTTGATCTTCACCGGCGCAACAGCATCGGTTAAAGCCAACGCGTTGATGTCGTCTTTCGCATCCGCGAAATTCGCATTGCGGGCATTGAGCACCTCCATTGCGAAAGAGTTCGCACCTAAGGGCGTGCACGTTGCGCATGCGGTGATCGATGGGGTTATTGATATTCCACGCACTCAGGAGTGGTTGAAGGATATGCCGCCGGAGGCGAAGATTGGGGCGGAGGATATTGCGGAGGCGTATTGGAATTTGCATACGCAGAGTAAGAGGTGTTTTACGAATGAGATTGACATTAGGCCTATGTTGGAGAAATGGTAGACGGAGGTGGATCAAGGGGATGTTGGTAATGCAATTGCCTGCGCTATGGCAGTGGGGTATCACAAGGCTATCCAAAGTTGTCTCTTTCATAATCAATGCCTCAGAACAAGAATGTTGGAATGTCGTCGAGCTGGCTCTTTTGCTTGTCTTCCCTCCCTTTCTTTGCTCGTTCCGCTCGACGCTGCGCCATCGACTTGGATGCCAGAGCTTGTCTGACTGGTGAAGGCGATGGCTCACGCTTGATGTGTGTCCTGCCTTGTGTCTGACTGTCCCTCTCCTCCTTCACGACTTGCGACTGCAACTCTTCCTTGAACTGTTTGTCTGGTGAGAGCGCCTCCCTTCTCGCTTGCTTCTCTGCCTCTCGTCGTCTGGCGATTATAGTCGCTGCCCTTGACATCTTCGCGGGTTGTGCTTGACTGCTGGTCGAGCTCAAAGATTCCTTTCGACGAGGAGATGGGTCACGCACAGCTGCGGGCTTGACACTGTCGCGGCGGTTGGTGTTTCGCGTTGGCGATACAGTCCTCCTCTTTTCTTCATCCTTTCGCTCGCGCTCTGCTTGGGCTGGCCTAGCGAACTGCTTGAAGATTCCGACCTTCTTTTCAGGCTCTGGCATTGCTGGATTCTTCGTGGCCAGGGCAGCATGCTTCGCAGAAGTGCTGGCAGTATGTCTTCCTCTCGTCGCAAACACGTCCAGATCATGCTCATCTTCATCCTCTGTTTCCTCGTCCTCCTCAATCGCGGAGACGTCCGGCCTCCTGTACACATCCCTCGTCCTCCCGCCCGCCACCCTCGGCGTCCTCTGACTATTACTCGCAAACCCCTTCAAGCTCTTCCTCGGCGTAGAGTGACTAGCCGTCATCAGGCCAGCAAGCTGCGGATCCGCCATGAAGTCTTCCTCGTCATCGTCCACCAATCCAGCGTCCTTCCTCTTCTTGACCATCCCCTCGGCCTCCAACTTCAACCTCAACGGCCTACTCTGCCCCGTCGTCCCATCCGTCCCATGTCCAATCATCCTCAAAGTCTCTGCACCACGAGCTTTCGCACGGCGCCTAGCGCGATCGTATTCGTCCTGGTGCAGCGGCAGAGAGAAGAGTCGAGCGGTCGAGGTGAACTCGTCTTCGACCATCATGTAGCGGTCGTCCATGGTGAAGCCTTCGCGCATGTACTCGACTAGTGGCGCGACTTTGGCTGGGGGAGGAGAGCTGGAGGGTTCGCGGTAAGGTCGCTTCTTTGGTTTGCGCTCGGGACTGCTGCTACTGCTGCCTATCGGTTCGAGGTCCGAGTTGACGAGGTCGCCTGGAGAGGATGAGCGCTTGCGGGCGGGTTTCTCTGATTGTGCTTTGCGTGGCGCTTCCCTCTTTTCTGAGGCTCCGGTGAGCCATGGCAGTGTTCGTGGCATCTTTGTAGTGGTGGACGTGTGCTCAGCCTGCGCAGGTGGTGATGTCTTTGACGCGTTTTAGTCGCGACGCTTTGGTGTTGCTGTGACTGGCGAACTGCATGACGAGAGCGAGGGGAAATATGTAAGGCTTGTAAGCAAGATATCAGTGATTGGGCAAGCTGAAGTCGAGCAAAGTTGTGAATGGGATGAGGTAGACGGTGTGCTTCAAAGAGAACCCTTCGAAGGCACCTTGCGATTCTCGGCCAAGGCCGGCCACCAAACGACCTCACTGTTCATCATTCACTACTCCTCTCCTATCAATGACAACCACGATCATCTCAAATCACAGCGAACACCTTTGCGTAACATGCAGCACTTTGTCGGTGTTCAGAGAGCGAAACATGAGCTGAACCACGCTTGCTCCACCTTCAGCCGCTTGAAGGATTCTGTTGTGTCAGCCTGCGCCAGGTTCAAAATGTCTTCTGGAGCAGTAATGTCTCCTTCATTTGTATCTCTGCGTGTCGCTTGCTAATTTAACAGGCTGTAACATCCATCCAGTCCATCATAATCTCAAACAGCGCCTCGACACGAAAATCATACCTACGATGAGCTCCATCCAGAAGGCGGCCAGATGGCTACTCGTCCTTCACGGAATCGGCAACATTGCTCAGGGCACATTCTCCATTCTTCGTCCGGACTCTTTTGCGTCTGCTGCTGGACCACGCTTCCTGGGATCTCCAGACCAAGCGATCCAAAGCATTGGTAGAAGACGCCATGCGTTAACAGTCCAAGGTTACTGCTAACGAGGCAACAGGGCTGGGATCTCTCGGAGTGGGTATTTATGGTGCAGCTGGAGCACTATCCAATGATCGTCGCTTCTTCGTCGTCACAGCTGCAATGAGGTTCCTATTCGGGCTGATCGTTGCAACGCAATGGGACTGGGACGCGAACTGGGAGGTCTTCGCCTACAAATGGGGCATCTGCTGCATTTCGGCAATGGCTGCGTCTTGAACGACACTTCCAGCTCGCGCGCCCTCACATCCCCGTTCTCGCAAGCGAGGCTGGAGACGATAGGTCACAGAGGCAGAGATCGAGAAGCCCGCCACAGTAATGCGCTGATCAAGACTTAGCATTGCTGTCGCCGGAATGAGATGCCGATGAACGGAAAGGCTGGAAAGCCTTTGTTGGTTGGTAGGCTTGTGGGAGATGGGGAGACAATCAGGTTGGCGATCGAGGTGAGCAAGGCGATCATTCAGGTGGTGGCGAGCAACCAAGTGCTCGACTGCAATAACGCCCGACAACTCGTCATGGTGAAAGAGACAACATACAGGTGTCTGTCGCGGTGTGTTGAGCGGTATGGGAATCGCGCTGGCAGCCCTTACGGTTGTCTTATGCTTTGCCTCGATATCCGAAAAGCTTCCATGAGTCCGTCATAGTGATGTGTGGAGTAGTTTTGGGGTGCCGAGATAGGCGGAGATGTTACTGCCGATCGCTGCGAGCCACGGTCTACGTTCTTCCATGCTGTGATCATGGCCGTCTACTTGCATCGCCAGCGGTGTGAGGTGGCTCAGACGACAGCAGCAAGAAACATGTTCACAGCACGTTCGCTGCCCAATATATATAGTTTTAAAGTTTAACACTAGAGCCATCGCACTGGCGATGACCCGAATCCAAGCGAACGTGGGGCAGTCGTGGACTGCATGTGAAGATCCCGGCAAAGGGCCCATCACAGCTGCCACGACACCGCCACCTTTATCTCTCGCTGCTTTCAACATCACATGTCCGAACTCCCTGCTACATATACCCTGCGATATACATGTACCACACAGCGACGGAAACGATAATCTGGCAGAaaaatgtgctgttggcggttgtgaacctccaaaggtaagcgtagcggagtggagctctctaccaacccttctagactgcaaagtagcgtgcgatccacgctaccgctacccgaggtacagtgcttattatacgacgacataggcgttagcgacgagtatatgtttgcgagttcgccaacaggcacagtgcggtaggtcacgtgaccctaaAACTTGAAAGTTGACCAATCAGAGCGGGCGCCAAGGCTAGTTGAGGGCTGGTGATAGAGCTCCACTCCCTCCTCGCTGACGCCACCACCTACGCTCGAGTGTTCGCAAGCTCACACGTCGCTACGGTGGATGGCTAGCGCTCGTCGGTCGTTACGCTTAACCATGGCAGACACGAAACAGGTCGATGCCTCGAAGCTGAAGGCTTTTGAGAATGCAGCTGCGGGCCATGATGGCGTTATGTCTGATGAGTCTGGCTCTCTCATTATCAAGCCATGCACCGAGAGCGAGATTGCCTTCTACCAGGAAAGCTTGCAGCACCACCCGAAGTTCTACGAATTGATGCCGGAGTTCATGGGAACACTGCAGCTCGGAGCTCCAGCCAATATTCCGGATATCACAGCTTCTTCAGAGCCAGCACGGGAACTTACGCAAGAACAAAAAGACCAGAATCTCAAACACGGCCAAAAGATCGCCAGCGAGACCGCCATCGTCCTGGAGAATCTCGAGCACGGCTTCAAACACCCCAACGTCCTTGATCTCAAACTTGGAGCTCGGCTTTACGCCGATGGCACCAAGCCTGAGAAAGCAGAACgcctcgacaaagtcgccGCCGAAACTACAAGCGGCTCCCTCAACTTCCGCATCGCCGGGATGAAAGTTTGGAATGGCAAGGACTTTGACACATACGACAAATTCTACGGCCGCAAATTCAACAAAGACAACGTCAAAGACGGCTTCGCTACCTTCTTCAGTAGTCTTGGCGCAGCTGCTAAGCCCGACGATGCACGAGAACTGCTGGAGACGATCCTAGCGGAGATCACGAAGGCGCGCCATAGTCTGGAGAGGTCCGAGTCGAGAATGTATAGTGCGAGCTTGCTGATTGTGTATGAGGGGGATAGTGATGCGTTGAATGTGCTTTGGGGTCATCCGCCGAAGACGCCGAGGACGGATGAGAGGGCGCCGACGAATTTTGAGATTAAGAAGAGTGAAGAGGAGGGGGAGGAAGATGAGGAGGAGCCGCCGATTACGCATTGTGTCAAGATGATTGATTTTGCTCATGCTGCTTGGACGCCGGGATCTGGACCTGATGAGAATGTCATCAAAGGTTTGAAGGTGAGTAGATCGAATTGAAATGAGTTGTGCAACGCTGACACCTCATAGAATATTGAGGACCAGATCGATCTGCTCATCGCTCGTTTCGAATAGGAAGCGGAACGTGCCGAGGAACAGGCCTGCAAACGCGACTCGCCACAGCTGCCCCACTCACTGCGACATCATGGGAGACTCATGTAAGCCTCGCACGCATCAGCTGCTAGGGCGAAATGTGCTGCGTCTCGAATACATCGCAGCGAGAATCATGCCGTCCGGTAGAATGCCGCACATCGGCATGCGTCAGCCAAGGGCGTGATCGCACGACGGAAGATGGCAGTGTACACTTCCTGTGACGTGCTTGATAGGATGGAATAGATACCCCTAGATCATCTTTCAATACCGAATTCTTTCAAAATAGCCTCACTATGCTCCCCAACACTCGGAATGGCATCCATCCTCACCTCCATCCCTTCAGCAGCACCAGCAGGCTTCAAGGCAGGAATCTTCCCATTGGGCGTATCAACCTCACTCCACCTGTTTCGGGCCTTAAGCTGAGGATGGTCCCACAGCTTCGCCATATCATTCAACTGCGCATTCGCTATTCCAGCTCTCTGCAACCTCTCCAGCACCTCCTCGGTTGAGTACTGACTAAAGACTCCGTCAATAATCCCCTTCAACTCCCCCCGATTCCGCGACCTCTCAGCCGTACTCCCAAACCTCTCTTTCCCCACCAACTCCCCCTTCCCCAACACCTCCCTAGCAAAAATCCCCCACTCCCTCTCATTCTGCATCCCCAACATGACCACCCCGTCACGACACTGAAACGGTCCGTAGGGATATATACTCGCATGCTCCGCCCCGGCTAATGCGGGCGGCTCAGCGCCTTCGTAGGCGTAGTATAATGGGAAAGTCATCCACTCGGCCATACTCTCGAGCATACTGACATCCAGACGACAACCCCGCCCTGTCTTGGAGCGGTTTATGAGCGCTGCGAGGATATTGTTGAAAGCGGTCGTCCCAGCGGCGATGTCGGCTATGCTGCAGCCGGCTTTTGCGGGTTGGTTGGGGGAGCCTGTGATGCTGAGGAAACCGGATTCGGCTTGGATTAGGAGGTCGTAGGCTTTTTTGTCTTTATAGGGGCCGGTGGTGCCGTAGCCGCTTATGTCGCAGACGATCAATTTGGGGTACTTTTCCTTCAGAACATTGTAATCAAGTCCCATGCGTTCCGTGGCGCCTGGGGCGAGGTTTTGCACGAGGACGTCGGCTTTCGATAAGATCGTTTTGAGCGCTGAGAGGTCTGCGGGGTTCTTGAGGTCTAGGGCGAAGGATTCTTTGCTGCGGTTCGTCCAGACGAAGTGGGAGCATTGCCCTTTGACTCGTTTGTCGTGGTAGCGGTTGAAGTCGCCGAGGCCAGGGCGTTCGATTTTGATGACGCGGGCGCCTAGGTCTGCGAGTTGGCGGGTGCAGAAGGGCCCGGCTATGGCTTGTTCGAGCGAGACCACGAGGGTGCCTGATAGGGGGAGGTTGCTGGCTGTGTCGTTTTGCTTGGCCTGTTGAAGGTCGCGGGCTCGGGTGGAGGAGCTGAACGAGCGGCTCTTTCTGAACGCCGCCTGGTCCCAATTGGTACCTGGGACTCGGATGAAGCTTTCGCGTCTTGCCTGGGACACAAGTTGGCGTGTATCATCGACGTTGCTGCACAATCGAAACAACGGCCTGTGCCTAGCGGCGAAGAGAGAGGGCGCACGATGAGACATGGTAGAGGAATGCAGAGAGAGAAAGGCAACTAGAACATAAAACACCTACAAGGCTGTGCGATATCTACATCGCCGTGTGGAAGCTATCGCAGCTTTCGTGATGGCAAGAGCAAGCATGTTCGGGAGATGTGGTTGGAGATGAGGAGTCGCCGACATCGGAGGAAGGCAAGCTTCTTGCAC includes these proteins:
- a CDS encoding E3 ubiquitin-protein ligase RNF19A, with amino-acid sequence MVPASSGLQAGLNPTPTRAVCLNSRAAMAAIKEKDSRSTLKLGTSRIVKELLKAAWHRITGPHRRCVKRFRSKKKSRGDGDQQWCFATAHAQALPRAFVIVDPPINNAAPDVHVVDVVRARPEEHVGSDAKSEVALLERMSGVEAVDEHLFQGLAPSSELARTLSVTSRPKPRSKRSSSGQNETALQCTTCEHECPEEERFPSVPQACAETHEAETCLTCWQQWLEVQVGSQSYDQISCVQCSNKLNQLDIKRLATTAIFEQYLDAEAKSALATDDSFTWCLAPKCSSGQLHYGNEHFTCAQCGHEHCINCRVDWHAGETCRAYTRKQNEHAKTKKESKLLHARLRQEEASTAAMIDDETKLCPGKKCGRRVVKISGCDKVTCTTCRYTFCWLCLASF
- a CDS encoding Inositol polyphosphate multikinase → MASARRSLRLTMADTKQVDASKLKAFENAAAGHDGVMSDESGSLIIKPCTESEIAFYQESLQHHPKFYELMPEFMGTLQLGAPANIPDITASSEPARELTQEQKDQNLKHGQKIASETAIVLENLEHGFKHPNVLDLKLGARLYADGTKPEKAERLDKVAAETTSGSLNFRIAGMKVWNGKDFDTYDKFYGRKFNKDNVKDGFATFFSSLGAAAKPDDARELLETILAEITKARHSLERSESRMYSASLLIVYEGDSDALNVLWGHPPKTPRTDERAPTNFEIKKSEEEGEEDEEEPPITHCVKMIDFAHAAWTPGSGPDENVIKGLKNIEDQIDLLIARFE
- a CDS encoding Succinate--hydroxymethylglutarate CoA-transferase is translated as MSHRAPSLFAARHRPLFRLCSNVDDTRQLVSQARRESFIRVPGTNWDQAAFRKSRSFSSSTRARDLQQAKQNDTASNLPLSGTLVVSLEQAIAGPFCTRQLADLGARVIKIERPGLGDFNRYHDKRVKGQCSHFVWTNRSKESFALDLKNPADLSALKTILSKADVLVQNLAPGATERMGLDYNVLKEKYPKLIVCDISGYGTTGPYKDKKAYDLLIQAESGFLSITGSPNQPAKAGCSIADIAAGTTAFNNILAALINRSKTGRGCRLDVSMLESMAEWMTFPLYYAYEGAEPPALAGAEHASIYPYGPFQCRDGVVMLGMQNEREWGIFAREVLGKGELVGKERFGSTAERSRNRGELKGIIDGVFSQYSTEEVLERLQRAGIANAQLNDMAKLWDHPQLKARNRWSEVDTPNGKIPALKPAGAAEGMEVRMDAIPSVGEHSEAILKEFGIER